A genomic region of Candidatus Omnitrophota bacterium contains the following coding sequences:
- a CDS encoding Asp23/Gls24 family envelope stress response protein, which yields MKKKIFWSLHEEETKDEHGFLKINNKVIASIAHIAALEVGGVARIGKNILHNIKALLSRKLYHRGVFVEFNNENELIITLYIVAEYGANLSELANGVQHSVRSALEKMADIIPSEVNVVIQKVEKHK from the coding sequence ATGAAGAAAAAAATATTTTGGAGTCTACACGAGGAAGAAACCAAAGACGAACATGGTTTTCTAAAAATAAACAATAAAGTAATCGCCTCTATAGCCCATATTGCTGCTTTAGAAGTTGGAGGAGTTGCGAGGATAGGAAAAAACATTTTACATAATATAAAGGCACTTTTATCTAGAAAGTTATATCATCGTGGAGTATTTGTGGAATTCAATAATGAGAATGAGTTAATAATCACTTTATACATCGTTGCAGAATACGGCGCTAATCTCTCAGAGCTGGCAAATGGAGTACAGCATAGTGTGCGTTCGGCTTTAGAAAAGATGGCGGATATAATCCCTTCGGAAGTAAATGTAGTAATTCAAAAAGTAGAAAAACACAAATAA
- the amaP gene encoding alkaline shock response membrane anchor protein AmaP: protein MRIFKKLFILIVGLFFVILSLFVIAISLRIISSQDIAAIIELVGSNYKLRLSLGIIGCVLMVFSFLGIQLTLGRLQREKTIAFTNPDGQVTVSLHAIEDFIHKVVRGIEEVKELRADVVATKKGIYINAKVVLWENTDIPATTEKIQQLIKMRLQEMLSIEESIHIRIHVVKISERQTTSTKEQIPDIPFRNYDYKK, encoded by the coding sequence ATGAGAATATTTAAAAAATTGTTTATCCTAATTGTAGGACTGTTTTTTGTTATCCTAAGTTTATTTGTTATCGCTATTTCTCTAAGAATAATTTCTTCACAAGACATAGCAGCTATTATTGAACTAGTTGGGAGTAATTATAAACTTCGTCTATCTTTAGGTATTATCGGATGCGTCTTGATGGTATTCAGTTTTTTAGGTATACAGTTAACTTTAGGAAGATTACAAAGGGAAAAAACTATCGCCTTTACTAACCCAGATGGCCAAGTTACAGTTTCTTTACATGCCATAGAAGATTTCATACACAAAGTTGTCCGTGGTATTGAAGAAGTAAAAGAGTTAAGAGCAGATGTTGTGGCTACAAAAAAAGGAATTTATATCAACGCAAAAGTAGTGCTCTGGGAAAACACAGATATACCAGCAACAACTGAGAAAATTCAGCAACTTATAAAAATGAGACTTCAGGAAATGTTGAGCATCGAAGAATCGATACATATTCGTATCCATGTAGTAAAAATATCAGAAAGACAAACCACTTCAACAAAAGAACAAATACCGGATATTCCTTTTAGAAACTATGATTATAAAAAATAA